The Spiroplasma clarkii genome has a window encoding:
- the rpmF gene encoding 50S ribosomal protein L32, whose translation MAVPFRKTSKAVKNKRRSHLALVSSAIISCQNCGSMIKPHRVCRECGYYKNKEVKKVD comes from the coding sequence ATGGCTGTACCATTTAGAAAGACCAGTAAGGCTGTTAAAAATAAACGTAGAAGTCATTTAGCATTAGTAAGTTCTGCAATCATTTCATGTCAAAACTGTGGAAGTATGATCAAACCACACCGTGTGTGTCGTGAATGTGGTTATTACAAAAACAAAGAAGTTAAAAAAGTTGATTAA
- the rsmH gene encoding 16S rRNA (cytosine(1402)-N(4))-methyltransferase RsmH has translation MTQKHVSVLLNEAIALLNIQAEGVYVDCTLGRAGHSVEILKQLTTGHLYAIDQDEEAIKASYTTLKKVGENFTILEGNFVDIKAMLAVNNVKQVNGILYDLGVSSPQFDEGNRGFSYRFDAPLDMRMDVNNNQMTAQIVVNTFSEKQLADIFYQYGDEKFSYQIAKNIIKVRTKQAITTTNELVEVIKQALPQKVLKQKKHPAKKTFQALRVYVNNELEVLKKSLNQALDLLLPGGRVVVITFQSHEERIVKELFKSKTTNSEDKFLAKLPIDNLIKAKEFALVHKKPISPNQAELENNRRSHSAKLWAIQKVV, from the coding sequence ATGACACAAAAACATGTCTCTGTGTTATTGAATGAAGCAATTGCTTTGTTAAATATTCAAGCAGAAGGAGTTTATGTTGATTGCACGTTGGGCCGTGCAGGACACAGTGTTGAGATTTTAAAACAATTAACAACTGGGCATTTATATGCTATTGATCAAGATGAAGAAGCCATCAAAGCTAGTTACACCACACTTAAAAAAGTGGGTGAAAATTTTACTATCTTAGAAGGTAATTTTGTTGATATTAAAGCAATGTTAGCTGTAAACAATGTCAAACAAGTTAATGGAATTTTATATGATTTAGGTGTTTCATCACCACAATTTGATGAAGGCAATAGGGGCTTTAGTTACCGTTTTGATGCACCTCTTGATATGAGAATGGATGTTAACAACAACCAAATGACTGCACAAATTGTTGTAAATACTTTTAGTGAAAAACAGTTAGCTGATATATTTTATCAATATGGAGATGAAAAATTTTCATACCAAATTGCTAAAAATATTATTAAAGTAAGAACAAAACAAGCAATCACTACAACTAATGAATTGGTGGAAGTTATAAAGCAAGCACTTCCACAAAAAGTTTTAAAACAAAAAAAGCATCCAGCAAAGAAAACTTTTCAAGCATTAAGGGTTTATGTTAATAACGAATTAGAAGTATTAAAAAAATCCTTAAATCAAGCACTAGATCTTTTATTACCTGGAGGAAGGGTAGTAGTTATTACTTTTCAATCTCATGAAGAAAGAATAGTCAAAGAATTGTTTAAAAGCAAAACAACCAACAGTGAGGACAAATTTTTAGCTAAATTACCAATTGATAATTTAATTAAAGCCAAAGAATTTGCATTGGTTCATAAAAAACCAATTTCACCAAATCAAGCAGAATTAGAAAACAATAGAAGAAGCCATAGTGCTAAACTATGAGCAATCCAAAAGGTGGTGTAA
- the pheS gene encoding phenylalanine--tRNA ligase subunit alpha: protein MLKKLEQILLDFEKQVKQVKTPADLDNVKSIYAGKDSPLTQVLKNLREVDPETRKLVGEKANETKTKIFGQINQIQDDFKYAELKKQLENEKVDLTLPGINLTKGTKHPLNLVIEEIADIFKGLGYDMIDGTEFETDEFCFQKLNLPVGHPARDMQDTFYVDKNTVLRTHCTNMTARLLTNLAKTKVAEKNLAAISYGNVFRRDDDDATHSHQFTQIDGFAVGKKISFANLKWILEYMCKRLFAPTTEIRMRPSYFPFTEPSVEVDITCVTCAGLGCKICKFTGWIEILGAGMIAPEVIELNGLDPSQVGGLAFGIGVERVAMLKFGIKNIRDFYENDTRFLQQFKFFGD from the coding sequence ATGTTAAAAAAATTAGAACAAATTTTACTTGATTTTGAAAAACAAGTTAAACAAGTAAAAACCCCTGCAGATTTAGATAATGTTAAAAGTATTTATGCTGGTAAGGATTCACCACTAACTCAGGTGTTAAAAAACCTGAGAGAAGTTGATCCTGAAACTAGAAAATTAGTTGGCGAGAAAGCTAATGAAACTAAAACCAAGATTTTTGGACAAATTAATCAAATCCAAGATGACTTTAAGTATGCAGAGTTAAAAAAACAATTAGAAAATGAAAAAGTTGATTTAACTTTACCTGGAATTAACTTAACCAAAGGAACAAAACACCCTTTAAACCTAGTAATTGAAGAAATAGCAGATATTTTTAAAGGTTTAGGTTATGACATGATTGATGGTACAGAGTTTGAAACTGATGAATTTTGTTTTCAAAAACTTAATCTCCCAGTAGGTCATCCAGCTAGAGATATGCAAGATACATTTTATGTTGATAAAAACACAGTTTTAAGAACTCATTGTACCAATATGACTGCTAGATTATTGACAAATTTAGCAAAAACCAAAGTTGCTGAGAAAAATCTTGCAGCAATTAGTTATGGTAATGTCTTTCGTCGTGATGATGATGATGCCACTCATTCTCACCAATTTACCCAAATTGACGGGTTTGCTGTTGGTAAGAAAATTAGTTTTGCCAACTTAAAATGAATTTTAGAGTACATGTGTAAACGTTTGTTTGCTCCAACCACTGAAATTAGAATGCGCCCAAGTTACTTTCCTTTCACTGAACCAAGTGTTGAAGTTGATATTACTTGTGTTACTTGTGCTGGTTTGGGATGTAAAATCTGTAAATTTACAGGTTGAATTGAAATTTTAGGAGCTGGAATGATTGCTCCTGAAGTCATTGAATTAAATGGTTTAGATCCAAGTCAAGTGGGAGGTCTTGCCTTTGGAATTGGGGTTGAAAGAGTTGCTATGTTAAAATTTGGGATTAAAAATATTAGAGACTTTTATGAAAATGATACTCGTTTCTTACAACAATTTAAATTTTTTGGAGATTAA
- the ftsZ gene encoding cell division protein FtsZ: MNQKNYHIAKIKVIGVGGGGGNAVNRMIEDGVNGVEFIVANTDLQDLYKSPVENKIVLGEKLTKGLGAGAKPNIGREAALEAEPQLKKALEGADLIFLAAGMGGGTGTGAAPVVARIAKETGALVVAIVTKPFKWEGKNRTIFAMDGIDELRKNVDSIIVISNDRLRQIGGTLPVMKAFKEADNILKQGVQAITDLTAVPAIMNVDFADVRTIMEGQGNAIFGIGIGRGPNKVIEATNKAVTSSLLETSIYGAKNALINITGGVNHSLEDAEDVIDIINQAAGVELDPIIGFSVNEHLDDEIIVTIIATGFDDNYNPISESATGSAHQQNSQSHHQAENVETVYDKRTSFMESRDDKRPSFVRESQPEQFQGGNHEDTTEEAPIVRKIDDTVDDEEDDLFSNNDWI; this comes from the coding sequence ATGAATCAAAAGAATTACCATATTGCAAAAATTAAAGTCATCGGTGTTGGAGGCGGTGGTGGAAATGCTGTTAATCGCATGATTGAAGATGGGGTTAATGGTGTTGAATTTATTGTTGCCAATACAGATTTACAAGATTTATATAAAAGTCCAGTTGAAAACAAAATTGTTTTAGGGGAGAAATTAACAAAAGGACTTGGAGCTGGTGCAAAACCAAATATTGGGAGAGAAGCAGCCTTAGAAGCAGAACCACAGCTTAAAAAAGCACTAGAAGGTGCTGATTTAATCTTTTTAGCTGCTGGAATGGGTGGAGGAACTGGAACTGGTGCAGCTCCAGTTGTTGCTCGAATTGCCAAAGAAACAGGTGCTTTAGTTGTGGCTATTGTGACCAAACCATTCAAATGAGAAGGTAAAAATAGAACAATTTTTGCAATGGATGGTATTGATGAACTAAGAAAAAATGTTGACTCAATTATTGTGATCTCAAATGACCGTTTACGTCAAATTGGGGGAACTCTGCCAGTTATGAAAGCCTTTAAAGAAGCAGATAACATTTTAAAACAAGGAGTTCAAGCAATTACTGATTTAACAGCAGTACCTGCTATTATGAACGTTGACTTTGCTGATGTGCGAACTATTATGGAAGGTCAAGGTAATGCAATTTTTGGAATTGGAATTGGTAGAGGACCAAATAAAGTAATTGAAGCTACAAATAAAGCTGTAACTTCATCACTACTAGAAACCTCAATTTATGGTGCAAAAAATGCTCTAATCAACATTACTGGAGGTGTTAACCACTCTCTTGAAGATGCTGAAGATGTAATTGACATTATTAACCAAGCTGCTGGAGTTGAATTAGACCCAATTATTGGTTTCTCAGTAAATGAGCATTTGGATGATGAAATCATTGTCACAATTATTGCTACAGGATTTGATGACAATTATAACCCAATTTCTGAAAGTGCTACTGGATCTGCACATCAACAAAATTCACAAAGTCACCACCAAGCTGAAAATGTTGAAACAGTTTATGATAAAAGAACATCATTTATGGAATCAAGAGATGACAAAAGACCTAGTTTTGTTAGAGAATCTCAACCTGAACAATTTCAAGGTGGTAATCATGAAGATACAACTGAAGAAGCTCCAATTGTGAGAAAAATTGATGATACAGTTGATGATGAAGAAGATGACTTATTTTCTAACAATGATTGAATTTAA
- the mraZ gene encoding division/cell wall cluster transcriptional repressor MraZ — translation MLLGTFEHNLDDKARLTVPSKLRNKLGELVIVSKGIENCLEIRTPDSFERLREEIGKNSSFNAATRKIERLILSNSEELSFDNAGRIKISNGLLEKVGITKQVYILGLGDRVEIWDKSAYEQLESEMDASEIYDAAEKLGGVK, via the coding sequence ATGTTATTAGGTACATTTGAACATAACCTTGATGATAAAGCAAGATTAACAGTTCCTTCAAAATTAAGGAATAAACTTGGAGAATTAGTCATTGTTTCTAAAGGTATTGAAAACTGTTTAGAAATTCGCACCCCCGATTCTTTTGAAAGACTACGTGAAGAAATAGGTAAAAACAGTAGTTTCAACGCAGCCACTCGTAAAATTGAACGTTTAATACTTTCAAATTCTGAGGAGTTATCATTTGATAATGCAGGTAGAATTAAAATCTCTAATGGGCTATTAGAGAAAGTGGGTATTACCAAGCAAGTCTATATTCTAGGGCTAGGAGATAGAGTTGAAATTTGAGATAAATCAGCATATGAACAATTAGAATCTGAAATGGATGCTAGTGAGATTTATGATGCTGCTGAAAAATTGGGCGGAGTAAAATAA
- a CDS encoding YceD family protein produces MLKKIIEMNKHQKIDLNFSYEPTDQYHHDLIKKIDNISVVGTLNYQDNLKCLLVQAKIFATIEAVDARDGQIIVSENQSFEWDDEYYFAQIAADQHNLVLGDDFDIKGYAIEQIVLNIPLNFTKNCGKISFVGKDFKLLSEEEFEQEQLDKIDPRWEVLKDFKVDK; encoded by the coding sequence ATGTTAAAAAAAATCATTGAAATGAATAAACATCAAAAAATTGATCTAAATTTTAGTTATGAACCAACTGATCAATATCACCATGATTTAATTAAAAAAATTGACAATATTTCAGTGGTTGGAACTTTAAATTATCAAGATAATTTAAAATGTCTATTAGTTCAAGCCAAAATATTTGCCACAATTGAAGCAGTTGATGCTCGTGATGGTCAAATTATTGTTAGTGAAAATCAAAGTTTTGAATGAGATGATGAATATTATTTTGCTCAAATTGCAGCTGACCAACACAACTTAGTTTTGGGAGATGACTTTGACATTAAAGGTTATGCAATTGAGCAAATAGTTTTAAATATTCCTTTAAATTTCACAAAAAATTGTGGTAAAATTTCATTTGTCGGTAAAGATTTTAAATTGCTATCCGAAGAAGAATTTGAACAAGAACAATTAGATAAAATAGATCCACGTTGGGAAGTTCTTAAAGATTTTAAAGTTGATAAATAG
- the pheT gene encoding phenylalanine--tRNA ligase subunit beta — protein MIITRRWLENFIDLTGVKDKDITIALNSLGFEVDAYKSYQELNDNLTLGYVTNVAPMPGTHLNYCFVDKGEELVSPIVTGATNVREGQYVVVADPGKTIANGTTLSVKELQGKTSEGMMVSLLEVGMSESVLTPAEIDEWIYEVHTKQEAYQLIGNSDALEVIGFKDSTWEVDLTLNRSDALGALQLVKELANYFAKTVTNLADVYTEKKSPNPVPVSFVNNKLSQKLVRSLALQQFDTKKVLTIDERTLNIYSTQDVWLKFSQAKTTDNFFLDLANAIAIETGQPVLFVDPKKLNKQLEIKDNSNETNPVNFQLMHGKDVVATLGVDFNEAFLPTVDSEQILAIYLSLDPVAMRKQQKSFNSSSVFLQRWMKPISSRLYEIAAKHTVHWLDQYDLYGASSQLEVQIPSKEVDVEIELDLVYLNQMLGIELPFKTIQELFSGLNFEVKQINPQLLSFKVDFARTDISHQAHLVEEIARLYGYNKIPSFAPEIKVLAKPKALEVVLKNQVENYLTGLGFYNVKTYALLNLQEVEKWDLFGLKDPIKLMAPLSKNREAYRLSLSRSLIEAASFNSTKGNKNLKLYEVGDVYNLNNTREKHLAMLVTGDSFSQKAYKLELKPNYAYLKGVFDEICAQYQISTNHVEINNFTNLFEEIHPYINGEIKVNNQLVGFIYKLNPRFEQAQKLDSTFVLELNLTLLEQLANLQVVVNEVSKFQKTSRDVTMLLSDKHQYNSVIKEITKGLKYLQTTSLVDIYQDEALKTQNLQAVSVNFVFNSVTTQLTDEMVSKEWEQVLQKLAKLKIEVK, from the coding sequence ATGATAATTACAAGAAGATGATTAGAAAACTTTATTGACCTTACTGGTGTTAAAGACAAAGACATTACTATTGCCCTAAACTCTCTAGGTTTTGAAGTTGATGCTTATAAATCTTATCAAGAACTTAATGATAACTTAACTTTGGGTTATGTAACAAATGTAGCCCCAATGCCAGGCACACATTTGAACTATTGTTTTGTTGATAAAGGTGAGGAATTAGTTTCTCCCATTGTCACAGGAGCCACAAATGTTAGAGAAGGACAATATGTGGTGGTAGCAGATCCTGGTAAAACCATTGCTAATGGTACTACACTGAGTGTTAAAGAATTACAAGGTAAAACTAGTGAAGGTATGATGGTTTCATTGTTGGAGGTTGGAATGAGCGAAAGTGTGCTAACCCCAGCAGAAATCGATGAGTGAATTTATGAAGTTCATACTAAACAAGAGGCTTACCAGTTAATTGGAAATAGTGATGCTTTAGAAGTTATTGGTTTTAAAGATTCAACTTGAGAAGTTGATCTTACTTTAAATCGTAGTGATGCTTTGGGTGCTTTACAACTGGTGAAAGAATTGGCAAATTATTTTGCAAAAACAGTAACAAACTTAGCAGATGTTTATACTGAAAAAAAATCCCCAAACCCTGTTCCAGTTTCATTTGTGAATAATAAGCTTAGTCAAAAATTGGTGCGTAGTTTAGCACTACAACAATTTGATACAAAAAAAGTGTTGACAATTGATGAAAGAACTTTAAATATTTATTCAACCCAAGATGTTTGGTTGAAATTTTCTCAAGCTAAAACTACTGACAATTTCTTTTTAGATTTAGCAAATGCAATTGCAATTGAAACTGGACAACCTGTTTTATTTGTTGATCCAAAAAAACTTAATAAACAATTGGAAATTAAAGATAATAGTAATGAAACTAACCCAGTTAATTTTCAATTAATGCATGGTAAAGATGTTGTGGCAACTTTGGGTGTTGACTTTAATGAGGCTTTTTTACCAACAGTTGATAGTGAGCAAATTTTAGCAATTTATCTAAGTCTAGATCCAGTTGCTATGAGAAAACAACAAAAATCATTTAACAGTTCTTCAGTTTTTTTACAACGTTGAATGAAACCAATTTCTTCACGTCTTTATGAAATTGCAGCAAAACACACAGTGCATTGGTTAGACCAATATGATTTATATGGTGCTTCAAGTCAATTAGAAGTACAAATCCCAAGCAAAGAAGTTGATGTAGAAATTGAGTTAGATTTGGTTTATTTAAACCAAATGTTGGGAATTGAATTGCCATTTAAAACTATTCAGGAGTTATTTTCTGGTTTAAATTTTGAAGTAAAACAAATTAATCCACAATTGTTGAGTTTTAAAGTTGATTTTGCTCGAACAGATATTAGTCACCAAGCTCACTTGGTTGAAGAAATTGCTCGTTTATATGGTTATAATAAAATTCCAAGTTTTGCTCCAGAAATTAAAGTTCTAGCAAAACCAAAAGCACTTGAGGTAGTTTTAAAAAACCAAGTTGAAAATTATCTAACAGGTTTAGGTTTTTATAATGTTAAAACTTATGCTTTGCTGAACCTTCAAGAAGTGGAAAAATGGGATTTATTTGGTTTAAAAGACCCAATTAAATTAATGGCTCCATTAAGTAAAAATCGAGAAGCTTATCGTTTGAGTCTTTCGAGAAGTTTAATTGAAGCTGCTAGCTTTAATTCAACAAAAGGTAATAAAAATTTAAAACTTTATGAAGTGGGAGACGTTTATAACTTAAACAATACTCGTGAAAAACATTTAGCAATGTTAGTAACTGGAGATAGTTTTAGTCAAAAAGCTTACAAACTTGAGTTAAAACCAAATTATGCTTATTTAAAAGGGGTTTTTGATGAAATTTGTGCACAGTACCAAATTTCGACAAATCATGTAGAGATAAACAATTTCACAAATTTATTTGAAGAAATTCACCCATATATTAATGGGGAAATTAAAGTAAATAATCAATTGGTAGGGTTTATTTATAAACTGAATCCAAGGTTTGAACAAGCTCAAAAACTTGATAGTACCTTTGTTTTAGAACTTAATTTAACTCTACTTGAACAATTAGCTAATTTACAAGTTGTTGTTAATGAAGTTTCAAAATTCCAAAAAACATCAAGAGATGTTACAATGCTTTTGAGTGATAAACACCAATATAATTCAGTCATTAAAGAAATTACAAAAGGTTTAAAATATTTACAAACCACTAGTTTGGTAGATATTTACCAAGATGAAGCTTTAAAAACTCAAAATTTACAAGCAGTTTCAGTTAATTTTGTTTTTAACAGTGTTACAACCCAGTTAACTGATGAAATGGTAAGTAAAGAGTGAGAGCAAGTTTTACAAAAACTAGCTAAATTAAAAATTGAGGTGAAATAA
- a CDS encoding ABC transporter ATP-binding protein yields MIEVKNIHKKFGKKIVLEDISLTIKDGEVLGLLGSNGSGKTTLLDIIIGQQKPTSGTVSIDGKKDGYKNVGIQFQEGSWPKGVTAKLLIQYFRRKQKALTEEYVIKLIELFEIKDFLELDLNQLSGGQKQRLNTLLAVINDPKYICLDEMITGLDLKMQLKLIEWIGELKKHQKTIIIISHNPEEVEVLCDSFVIIERGHIYYEASVAKAIKEFGSIRNMMIKYYKEELKSNVISKSK; encoded by the coding sequence ATGATTGAAGTAAAAAATATTCATAAAAAATTTGGTAAAAAAATAGTTTTAGAAGACATCTCTTTAACTATAAAAGATGGCGAAGTTTTAGGGTTATTGGGTTCAAATGGTAGTGGTAAAACTACCTTGTTAGATATAATTATTGGCCAACAAAAACCAACTTCTGGAACTGTTTCAATTGATGGTAAAAAAGATGGATATAAAAATGTCGGAATTCAATTTCAAGAAGGAAGTTGACCCAAAGGGGTCACTGCCAAACTTCTAATTCAATATTTTAGAAGAAAACAAAAAGCATTGACTGAAGAATATGTAATTAAGTTAATAGAACTTTTTGAGATCAAAGATTTCTTAGAACTTGATTTAAATCAATTAAGTGGGGGTCAAAAACAAAGACTAAATACTTTATTAGCAGTTATTAATGACCCTAAATATATATGTTTAGATGAGATGATTACTGGATTAGACTTAAAAATGCAACTTAAGTTAATCGAATGAATTGGTGAGCTGAAAAAACACCAAAAAACCATTATTATAATTTCACATAATCCTGAGGAAGTGGAGGTTTTGTGTGATTCATTTGTGATTATTGAAAGAGGTCACATTTATTATGAGGCAAGTGTTGCAAAGGCAATAAAAGAATTTGGATCTATCAGAAATATGATGATCAAATATTATAAAGAGGAGTTAAAATCAAATGTCATTTCAAAATCAAAGTAA